The Candidatus Babeliales bacterium DNA window GTTTGTGAATTTTGTTTTCCATGATGCTTTTTCTTATTTTACATCGTTGATATTTATTTTTTTGTTAAATAGTGAATAACATAATTAATAGCTTTTTCACGCGCACAAACACGACTTAATTCATGCATGGCTAATGGCACTTCTTGCCCATAATGTTTTGAATCTGGCAAGCTAAAATAGACAAACTCCCTCATTCGTGGTCGTTTATCTAAATTTAAATAATTAATCATATCTTCATTATTAACAACTATATTTTCGCGATAAATGAGCTGATCTATGAGCAATGTTTCTTTTACTTGCTTTTCGGCCAACTGCTGAATCCAAAAATTAAAATCTTTTTGTTTTCTATATACATTATAATCTGGATTAGTTTGAATTGCACCTAAAATTATTTTTTGTTGTCGTAAAACAAGATGATTTGGTACAAAAAAACGATGTCGTGAAATAAGCAATTTAAATGCTTCTTCCACCATAGCAAGACGTTGTGAAACATCATTACGATAGGAAAAAACTTCAATCAATTTTTTGTGCATATCTTTGTTGGTTTTTACTCTAAAATGATCCTTAAATTGATCAAAACAAAAATAAGTATATGGCACCACGTCAACGATAGTTACTCTAAAATTATAAGAAGCACGCAATTGATCACTAAAATAATCCTGCAAACCTTTATTCTGTACAACAAATTGTTCACCTTTTTTTCTACCAATAAATAAAAATCGCAAATGACTCTCTACTTCTTCATTACCAAGCTTTACCCAAAAATTTTGCACAAAACGTTCATCTAGAAGTAGATGTTCTTTATCAACAATTGAAACATCAAAATTTACCCAATCACCAATAGCAATTCCATGATCAGGCGAATATTTTTCTAAATTTTTTTGCTCTTCTTGAACAAACGCTTCAACTTGTCGATCAAGGTCTTTATAATTTTTTCGATTAGGTGCCTTAAAGGGAAAATATTTCCACTCATTCAACGCAATTGTAGGAAAAACACTTAACTCAAAAACAAAACGTGCATCATTACCGTGCTCAAGAGAAATATCAATGAGACGAGGATCCCCCGCAACAAGTAATTTTTGTGATCGCATTTCTTGAAAGAGAAAATTAACAATCCCAAACTTAAAAAAAAATTCTTTTAAATGTTCAGTGATATTGATTTTGTATTGCTTAGCAATATATTCCACAGGCACTTCTCCCTGCTGAAAACCATATGCCTGAATATTGCTTTTGAGTGCAACTGCTGTTTCACCAAAAAATGTATTTACCAAAGATTTAGAGACAATTATCGTTGCGCGACACAATGTTGGTTGTTCATAGTTGTGTTCTATGCTGAAAAGAGTGCTATTATCAGATGTAATCTTTTGCTTCATATCACTACCTCTTGCCTTTCTTCGCTAAAGCTACAAAAGGCACATTACGAAGCCTTAGCAATAAAAACTTCTGTCTTTTTGAAAAGATTGCACCAGTTAATGAAAATTTGCAAGCGCACGTTACGTACGTCTTGCAAAACTTGATCTTGAATTTATCGAAAGGGATACGCGTAGTCTGGTGCAAGAGGAGGGACTTGAACCCACACGCCTTTCGGCACTGGATCCTAAGTCCAGCGCGTCTGCCAATTCCGCCACTCTTGCACAAATTTCAAACAAATTTCAGTTTTTAAGGCCAGTCTTCAAAGAATTTGGCGTGCCAGCCGTAGCTTTACGCGAAGGCTGGTGGGCTGCCTTGGACTCGAACCAAGAACCCACAGATTAAGAGTCTGTTGCTCTGCCAATTGAGCTAGCAACCCATATCAAAAACTTACTTAATAATGTACCAGAAAAATTAATAAAATAAAGCTAGGTACAAACATTTTTTTGTTATTCTGCCATTTTTAAGAATGGCCTGTCAGCTTTCCCCGTAGCTTCTTTTGTTGCAGCAAGAACTTTCTCTTGATACTTAAGTCCCAAGACTGGACTCATATCATATAAAGCTTGCACATGCTCTCTCACTTTGATAGCCCACATAAAAGGTTTTTCATTCAAAATTTTATCAATAATTTCCATCTTCTGCTCTTCCTCTGTCAGTTCCTTTTTAGCCACAACTTCCTTCTTTTTCGGTAAAAATGGCTTCTGTTCTGGAAATTTCTTAATAAAATTACTCTCATATTCAACAGCCATATCATGATTTATCGCATCCAATTTTTTCACATTGGTTGTAAACTTAACCAACCATTTGAAATCGGATACATTTGGCTGTTTCAGTAACGTCTCTATTAATACCACCAATTCTGCTTCGGATACCTCTTCTTTGCGCTCTTCCTTTTCCTTCGCTTGCTCAGCAGCAGCCTGTTGTTTTTGTCCTTGTTGTGCTTTTTCGGTCCTCACTTCTTTGATACGATCCTCTATTCTTTTATCAGCGTCAATGTTGGTGCTTC harbors:
- a CDS encoding trigger factor, which produces MKQKITSDNSTLFSIEHNYEQPTLCRATIIVSKSLVNTFFGETAVALKSNIQAYGFQQGEVPVEYIAKQYKINITEHLKEFFFKFGIVNFLFQEMRSQKLLVAGDPRLIDISLEHGNDARFVFELSVFPTIALNEWKYFPFKAPNRKNYKDLDRQVEAFVQEEQKNLEKYSPDHGIAIGDWVNFDVSIVDKEHLLLDERFVQNFWVKLGNEEVESHLRFLFIGRKKGEQFVVQNKGLQDYFSDQLRASYNFRVTIVDVVPYTYFCFDQFKDHFRVKTNKDMHKKLIEVFSYRNDVSQRLAMVEEAFKLLISRHRFFVPNHLVLRQQKIILGAIQTNPDYNVYRKQKDFNFWIQQLAEKQVKETLLIDQLIYRENIVVNNEDMINYLNLDKRPRMREFVYFSLPDSKHYGQEVPLAMHELSRVCAREKAINYVIHYLTKK